In Streptomyces violaceusniger Tu 4113, one DNA window encodes the following:
- a CDS encoding NAD(P)-dependent alcohol dehydrogenase → MSEMRAARYDRYGPPEVLYEGTLPKPVAGPREVLVRVHATSVNGGELSGRAGKAKLVTGRKFPQGTGVDIAGEIAEVGSAVRHLAVGDRVWGVMPHWTFGAAAEYVAVRPRQLSFAPDGIDLVRAAALPAVGTTAITALRDKIGLRSGERLLVRGAAGGVGSVAVQLGHALGAHVTALAGAKTLDLVRELGADEAYDYRTTGPAALGPFDAVLDTVGTELRAYRGLLSPGGRMVAIAYDTDRPLSSLGSVLLSTVHGSRRVRIFTGDPLHQLFADLAAYVEKGAIRPVIDTVHPLSGVGAAHRAMEAGGVRGKHVIQVI, encoded by the coding sequence ATGAGTGAGATGCGCGCGGCACGGTACGACCGGTACGGACCTCCCGAGGTGCTGTACGAGGGCACGCTGCCCAAGCCGGTGGCCGGTCCGCGGGAAGTGCTGGTGCGGGTGCACGCCACGAGCGTGAACGGTGGCGAGCTCTCGGGCCGGGCGGGCAAGGCGAAGCTGGTGACCGGACGGAAGTTCCCCCAGGGCACCGGCGTCGACATCGCCGGGGAGATCGCCGAGGTGGGCTCCGCAGTGCGCCATCTCGCGGTGGGCGACCGGGTGTGGGGGGTGATGCCGCACTGGACGTTCGGGGCGGCCGCCGAGTACGTGGCCGTCCGGCCCCGTCAGCTCTCCTTCGCCCCCGACGGCATCGATCTGGTCCGGGCCGCGGCCCTGCCCGCCGTCGGCACCACGGCCATCACGGCGCTGCGCGACAAGATCGGTCTGCGGAGCGGCGAGCGGCTGCTGGTGCGTGGCGCGGCCGGCGGTGTCGGCAGCGTCGCCGTGCAGCTCGGACACGCGCTCGGCGCCCATGTCACCGCGCTCGCCGGGGCGAAGACGCTCGACCTGGTCCGGGAGCTCGGAGCCGATGAGGCGTATGACTACCGGACCACCGGCCCGGCCGCCCTCGGGCCCTTCGACGCGGTGCTGGACACGGTGGGCACCGAGCTTCGCGCCTACCGCGGGCTGCTGTCGCCCGGTGGGCGCATGGTGGCCATCGCCTACGACACCGACCGCCCGCTGTCCTCACTGGGCTCCGTTCTCCTCTCCACCGTGCACGGCTCACGGCGGGTGCGGATCTTCACCGGCGATCCCCTGCACCAGCTCTTCGCGGACCTTGCCGCGTATGTGGAGAAGGGGGCCATCCGGCCGGTCATCGACACCGTCCATCCGCTCTCCGGCGTGGGGGCGGCCCACCGCGCCATGGAAGCCGGCGGCGTCCGCGGCAAACACGTCATCCAGGTGATATGA
- a CDS encoding CAP domain-containing protein: MSKHRNSTTHRRKIAIATLALAAVGVPSAAMAQSATAGSSAATSAAATDQQEVVDLVNSERSKAGCKPLTVNEKLTKAAQDHSEDMAAHSNMSHTGSDGSSPGDRIERAGYSWSTYGENVAYGYESPKSVMEGWMSSPGHKANILNCDFKEIGVGVAQPGHYWTQDFGAAR, translated from the coding sequence ATGAGCAAGCACCGCAACAGCACGACGCACCGCCGCAAGATAGCCATCGCCACCCTCGCCTTGGCCGCCGTGGGCGTTCCCTCGGCCGCGATGGCACAGTCCGCCACCGCGGGCTCCTCCGCCGCCACTTCCGCGGCCGCCACCGACCAGCAGGAAGTGGTGGATCTCGTCAACAGCGAGCGCAGCAAGGCTGGTTGTAAGCCGCTGACCGTGAACGAGAAGCTGACCAAGGCCGCCCAGGACCACAGCGAGGACATGGCGGCCCACAGCAATATGTCGCACACCGGCTCCGACGGGTCCTCCCCGGGTGACCGGATCGAGCGCGCGGGCTACTCCTGGAGCACCTACGGAGAAAACGTGGCCTACGGCTACGAGTCGCCCAAGAGCGTCATGGAGGGCTGGATGTCCAGCCCCGGCCACAAGGCCAACATCCTGAACTGCGACTTCAAGGAGATCGGCGTCGGCGTGGCGCAGCCCGGCCACTACTGGACGCAGGACTTCGGCGCCGCCCGGTAG
- a CDS encoding phospholipid carrier-dependent glycosyltransferase — translation MRWAGVINSVTRTVGGPKGRWTAGPGRHRRWLVVAAVVALLVQMAVAMVTTAVEQTPTIDEPVYVGTAVDSLHHHRVRYNPEHPPLGKLIIEAGVALARPHLDAAFAGDQTALGRHVLYESGNDPWRLMLCARLPMIALTLLFGLVVFAFARELTGPVGGAVALALYTFSPDIIAHGSLATLDVPAAGFLLTSVWLLWRARRRPRRYLPLAGVALGAALATKMSMLAAAPVLLLLAVLSVWYARRTHDRTPRGHARSVGIGVAAAVAVALIAVAVVWAAYFVVDPRLRWTPTGPVPVVHGLRGLAVDLLPLPEAYRDGMRVQFGFEHDTWHGFLLGRRYLGSLWYYLPVALLVKTPLGMLALWLAGTAVMLVVPRLRPAAPYVLIPAAVLLLAALDGARNLGVRYAIFLPMFLAVAAAGLMAVRRRWAYGATLALVLFVAVSSLRTYPYYLPYSNEAFGGPSRTHLRLHDSNVDWGQDLGRLADRLRERYRGERIWLLYKGSGVPSAYGIHASDPRRVPPEEVRGLLVVSDSSIAQATGRLAALIDRGEPIDEVGHSITIYRR, via the coding sequence ATGCGGTGGGCGGGCGTGATCAACAGTGTGACCAGGACCGTCGGCGGGCCGAAGGGCCGGTGGACGGCGGGGCCGGGGCGGCATCGGCGGTGGCTGGTGGTGGCCGCCGTCGTGGCGCTCCTCGTTCAGATGGCGGTCGCGATGGTCACCACGGCGGTGGAGCAGACGCCGACCATCGACGAGCCCGTGTACGTCGGCACGGCGGTGGACTCCCTGCACCATCACCGGGTGCGCTACAACCCCGAGCATCCACCGCTGGGCAAGCTCATCATCGAGGCGGGGGTGGCCCTCGCACGCCCGCACCTCGACGCCGCCTTCGCCGGTGACCAGACGGCGCTCGGGCGGCATGTGCTCTACGAATCGGGCAACGACCCCTGGCGGCTGATGCTGTGCGCACGGCTGCCGATGATCGCGCTGACGCTGCTGTTCGGGCTGGTGGTGTTCGCGTTCGCCCGTGAGCTGACCGGACCCGTGGGCGGGGCGGTGGCGCTCGCCCTGTACACCTTCTCGCCGGACATCATCGCGCACGGTTCCCTCGCCACGCTCGACGTACCGGCGGCCGGTTTTCTGCTGACGTCGGTCTGGCTGCTGTGGCGGGCGCGGCGGCGGCCACGGCGGTATCTTCCGCTCGCGGGGGTGGCGCTCGGGGCGGCCCTGGCCACGAAGATGAGCATGCTGGCGGCGGCGCCGGTGCTGCTGCTCCTGGCCGTGCTCTCGGTCTGGTACGCCCGCCGTACCCACGACCGCACACCGCGCGGCCATGCGCGGTCCGTCGGGATCGGGGTGGCGGCGGCGGTGGCCGTGGCGCTGATCGCGGTGGCCGTGGTGTGGGCCGCCTACTTCGTGGTCGACCCCCGACTGCGCTGGACGCCCACCGGGCCGGTGCCGGTCGTCCACGGGCTGCGCGGGCTCGCCGTCGACCTGCTGCCGCTCCCGGAGGCGTACCGCGACGGGATGCGTGTCCAGTTCGGCTTCGAGCACGACACCTGGCATGGCTTTCTGCTCGGCCGCCGCTACCTCGGGTCGCTCTGGTACTACCTGCCCGTCGCGCTGCTGGTGAAGACGCCCCTGGGCATGCTCGCGCTCTGGCTCGCCGGGACCGCCGTGATGCTGGTGGTGCCCCGGCTGCGGCCCGCCGCGCCGTATGTGCTGATCCCCGCGGCCGTGCTGCTGCTCGCCGCCCTGGACGGAGCCCGCAACCTCGGGGTGCGGTACGCCATCTTCCTGCCGATGTTCCTGGCGGTGGCGGCGGCCGGGCTGATGGCCGTGCGGCGGCGCTGGGCGTATGGGGCCACGCTGGCGCTGGTCCTGTTCGTCGCGGTCAGCTCGCTGCGGACGTATCCGTACTATCTGCCGTACTCCAACGAGGCATTCGGCGGCCCGTCCCGGACCCATCTGCGGCTGCATGACTCGAACGTCGACTGGGGGCAGGACCTGGGGCGGCTGGCCGACCGCCTCCGGGAGCGATACCGGGGCGAGCGGATCTGGCTCCTCTACAAGGGCAGCGGTGTGCCGTCCGCCTACGGCATCCACGCGTCGGACCCGCGACGGGTCCCCCCGGAGGAGGTGCGCGGGCTGCTGGTGGTCTCGGACTCCTCGATCGCCCAGGCCACCGGCCGGCTGGCGGCGCTGATCGACCGCGGTGAGCCGATCGACGAGGTCGGCCACTCGATCACCATCTACCGCCGCTGA
- a CDS encoding MDR family MFS transporter → MSVSDAPPSGNPAPPEAVPKNVRPALLGVLLAMLLSMLDSTIVGTAMPTIVGDLGGLEHISWVVTAYTLATAASTPVWGKFGDLYGRKHMYLIAVVVFVLGSALSGAAHSMTQLIVFRALQGLGAGGIGAGAFALIASLAPPRERGRYQGMTASIMAIGTIGGPLLGGFVTGHLGWRWAFFINLPLGVLTLVWCQLMLRLPVTRAKARIDWPGITVMTATICALTLAATWAGSTYPWTSWQILGLFALAAVGVAAFVARQRRAAEPLMPLRIFTGHRNFALASSLILVGGVVMFGCSLYLPLYQQTVQGVSASRSGLLLLPLMIPVVIMSQVGGKVMSATGRYKIFPIVGTVCMAVGLFLLATMDTTTSRTATGCFMALVGAGMGCQMQMVTTIAQNSVEMRDMGAASASVTLFRTIGGSLGVAVFGSLFTSAVQGHAPAGAETGEVRPDPAALARLPQAARDGYLHAAATGTQQIFLTAAVVCTVAFIAALCVQEVPLRGRSGPVVQPHKAEEEAASPAAP, encoded by the coding sequence ATGTCCGTATCCGACGCACCGCCGTCCGGCAATCCCGCCCCGCCGGAGGCCGTCCCGAAGAACGTCCGTCCGGCCCTGCTCGGTGTGCTGCTCGCGATGCTGTTGTCGATGCTCGACTCCACGATCGTCGGCACCGCGATGCCCACGATCGTGGGCGATCTCGGCGGCCTGGAGCACATCTCCTGGGTGGTGACCGCGTACACCCTGGCCACCGCCGCCTCCACCCCCGTCTGGGGCAAGTTCGGCGATCTGTACGGCCGCAAGCACATGTACCTGATCGCCGTCGTCGTCTTCGTGCTCGGCTCGGCGCTGTCCGGCGCGGCCCATTCGATGACCCAGCTGATCGTCTTCCGGGCGCTGCAGGGCCTGGGCGCGGGCGGGATCGGCGCCGGCGCCTTCGCGCTGATCGCCTCGCTGGCACCGCCCCGGGAGCGGGGCCGCTACCAGGGCATGACCGCCTCCATCATGGCCATCGGCACCATCGGCGGCCCGTTGCTCGGCGGCTTCGTCACCGGCCATCTCGGCTGGCGCTGGGCCTTCTTCATCAATCTGCCGCTCGGCGTGCTCACCCTGGTCTGGTGTCAGCTCATGCTGCGGCTGCCCGTCACGCGCGCCAAGGCCCGTATCGACTGGCCGGGCATCACCGTGATGACGGCGACCATCTGCGCCCTGACCCTGGCCGCCACCTGGGCCGGCTCCACCTATCCATGGACCTCATGGCAGATCCTGGGTCTGTTCGCCCTGGCCGCGGTGGGCGTGGCCGCCTTTGTGGCCCGGCAGCGGCGCGCGGCCGAACCGCTCATGCCGCTGCGCATCTTCACCGGGCACCGCAACTTCGCCCTGGCGTCCTCACTGATCCTGGTGGGCGGGGTGGTCATGTTCGGCTGCTCGCTGTATCTGCCGCTGTACCAGCAGACCGTCCAGGGCGTCTCCGCCTCCCGCTCCGGGCTGCTGCTGCTCCCCTTGATGATCCCCGTGGTGATCATGTCCCAGGTCGGCGGCAAGGTCATGTCCGCCACCGGCCGGTACAAGATCTTCCCCATCGTCGGCACCGTCTGCATGGCCGTCGGTCTGTTCCTGCTGGCCACCATGGACACCACGACCTCCCGCACGGCCACCGGGTGCTTCATGGCCCTGGTGGGCGCGGGCATGGGCTGCCAGATGCAGATGGTCACCACGATCGCGCAGAACAGTGTGGAGATGCGCGACATGGGCGCCGCCTCCGCGTCGGTCACCCTGTTCCGCACCATCGGCGGCTCGCTGGGTGTCGCGGTCTTCGGTTCGCTCTTCACCAGCGCCGTCCAGGGCCACGCACCCGCCGGCGCGGAGACGGGCGAGGTCCGGCCCGACCCGGCGGCGCTGGCCCGGCTGCCGCAGGCCGCCAGGGACGGCTATCTCCACGCGGCCGCCACCGGCACCCAGCAGATCTTCCTGACGGCGGCCGTCGTCTGCACCGTGGCCTTCATCGCCGCCCTGTGCGTCCAGGAGGTTCCGCTGCGGGGGCGGTCCGGCCCGGTGGTCCAGCCGCACAAGGCCGAGGAGGAGGCCGCCAGCCCGGCCGCCCCGTAG
- a CDS encoding NHLP bacteriocin export ABC transporter permease/ATPase subunit codes for MASVHPAAAVAADGGDAVVQALGALGTPVDRAGLRSLPLEGPQVLWLVVGGALDLFAVDAAEEGQWHFLGRLETGAALPGPVEGPRHTLLGRPSQDCLVRRIPLRELYRPEAYDAYGTGRTHDPYGTHGGGGFQDTPPTPLEHAVALGVSRSLGVLFQAPLDGGAAPEAEAADEDLLWLPVPPGSVRYGAEYSAQAAGDLLIDGALWQRMVNQQYRLGTAVDRWIETMERAHADRTAAGIRAGEAVRTRADQALIASIGGQRRERRPSEESTDDAVHAVCRRVAEAAGITLPEPPRGRATEDRTDPVERIAAHARIRTRAVRLEGGWWREDAGPLVGYRAKSGAPVALLWRRGRYEAVNPASGLRIRVGGGNAEEFEPRAVMFYRPLPDRPMTMWRLMRFSVRGAAGDARNLLIAGLVTVALGALVPLATGQVLGGFVPRAEKSPIVQISLALIVSGVVAAAFMLLQNLTLLRLEGRLESTLQPAVWDRLLRLPTTFFAQRSTGELASAAMGISTMRRVVSGIAPTALQAGTVGAMNLALLLYYSASLALAVIAVLLVVSGVFLGMGLWQVRWQRRLVESENKLNNQAFQTLRGLPKLRVAAAENFAYAAWARGFAHSRDLHQRTGRIKNLTQVLDAVYLPLVSLTVFMLLAGPARGSMSAGAFLTFNTSVTMLLTSLTQLTNALVSVVAVLPMFEQVKPILDEPPEVRGGSAQPGTLSGDLRARNLTFRYGDDGPLVLDDVSLEIRPGEFVAVVGPSGCGKSTLLRLLIGFERPVSGSVLYDGQDLAALDQAAVRRQCGVVLQNAQPLGGTVLDCIRGAEPFTPEEAMEAAELSGLAEDIRQMPMGLQTMISGSGAISGGQRQRLMIAQALIRRPRILFFDEATSALDNETQRIVIDSTRRLHASRLVIAHRLSTVMDADRVLVMEDGRIVEQGAPAELMAVPGGKLHELVRRQMS; via the coding sequence ATGGCGTCCGTTCACCCGGCCGCGGCGGTGGCCGCGGACGGCGGCGACGCGGTGGTCCAGGCGCTGGGCGCCCTCGGCACGCCCGTCGACCGCGCCGGGCTGCGCAGCCTGCCGTTGGAGGGCCCACAGGTGCTCTGGCTCGTCGTCGGCGGGGCCCTGGACCTGTTCGCGGTCGACGCCGCCGAGGAGGGGCAGTGGCACTTCCTCGGCCGGCTGGAGACGGGCGCCGCGCTCCCGGGCCCGGTCGAGGGGCCACGCCACACCCTGCTGGGCCGGCCCTCGCAGGACTGCCTGGTGCGCCGCATCCCGCTGCGCGAGCTGTACCGCCCGGAGGCGTACGACGCGTACGGCACGGGCCGGACCCACGACCCGTACGGCACCCACGGGGGCGGCGGATTCCAGGACACCCCGCCCACCCCGCTGGAGCACGCCGTGGCGCTCGGGGTGAGCCGCAGCCTCGGCGTCCTCTTCCAGGCCCCGCTGGACGGCGGGGCCGCGCCCGAGGCGGAGGCGGCCGACGAGGACCTGCTCTGGCTGCCGGTGCCGCCCGGCAGTGTGCGCTACGGCGCCGAGTACAGCGCTCAGGCCGCCGGTGACCTCTTGATCGACGGCGCGCTGTGGCAGCGGATGGTCAACCAGCAGTACCGCCTCGGCACCGCCGTGGACCGCTGGATCGAGACCATGGAACGGGCCCACGCGGACCGCACCGCGGCCGGCATCCGGGCCGGTGAGGCCGTGCGCACCCGCGCCGACCAGGCGCTGATCGCCTCCATCGGAGGGCAGCGGCGGGAGCGGCGGCCGTCGGAGGAGAGCACCGACGACGCGGTGCACGCGGTGTGCCGCCGGGTGGCGGAGGCCGCCGGGATCACCCTGCCCGAACCGCCGAGGGGACGCGCCACCGAGGACCGTACGGACCCGGTGGAGCGCATCGCCGCCCACGCCCGGATCCGCACCCGCGCCGTCCGGCTGGAGGGCGGCTGGTGGCGGGAGGACGCCGGACCCCTGGTGGGCTACCGCGCCAAGTCCGGGGCCCCGGTGGCGCTGCTGTGGCGGCGCGGCCGGTACGAGGCGGTCAACCCCGCCTCGGGCCTGCGGATCCGCGTCGGCGGCGGCAATGCGGAGGAGTTCGAGCCGCGGGCCGTGATGTTCTACCGTCCGCTGCCCGACCGGCCGATGACGATGTGGCGGCTGATGCGCTTCAGCGTGCGCGGCGCCGCCGGGGACGCCCGCAACCTCCTGATCGCCGGGCTGGTGACGGTGGCGCTCGGCGCGCTGGTGCCGCTCGCCACCGGCCAGGTGCTGGGCGGCTTCGTGCCCCGCGCCGAGAAGAGCCCCATCGTCCAGATCTCCCTGGCCCTGATCGTCTCCGGCGTCGTCGCGGCCGCCTTCATGCTGCTGCAGAACCTGACCCTGCTGCGTCTCGAGGGGCGGCTGGAGTCCACCCTCCAGCCCGCGGTGTGGGACCGGCTGCTGCGGCTGCCCACCACCTTCTTCGCCCAGCGCTCCACCGGAGAGCTGGCCAGCGCGGCGATGGGCATCAGCACCATGCGCAGGGTGGTGTCCGGGATCGCCCCGACGGCCCTCCAGGCCGGCACCGTGGGCGCGATGAACCTCGCCCTGCTGCTGTACTACAGCGCCTCCCTGGCGCTCGCGGTGATCGCCGTACTGCTGGTGGTCTCCGGGGTCTTCCTCGGGATGGGGCTGTGGCAGGTGCGCTGGCAGCGACGGCTGGTGGAGAGCGAGAACAAGCTCAACAACCAGGCGTTCCAGACCCTGCGCGGGCTGCCCAAGCTGCGCGTCGCCGCGGCCGAGAACTTCGCCTACGCGGCCTGGGCCCGTGGTTTCGCCCACTCCCGCGATCTGCACCAGCGCACCGGGCGCATCAAGAACCTCACCCAGGTGCTGGACGCCGTCTACCTTCCGCTGGTCTCCCTCACCGTGTTCATGCTGCTGGCCGGCCCGGCGCGGGGCAGCATGTCGGCGGGGGCGTTTCTGACCTTCAACACCTCCGTGACCATGCTGCTCACCTCCCTTACGCAGCTCACCAACGCCCTGGTTTCGGTGGTCGCGGTGCTGCCCATGTTCGAGCAGGTCAAGCCGATCCTGGATGAGCCGCCGGAGGTCCGCGGCGGCAGCGCCCAGCCGGGGACGCTCTCCGGTGACCTGCGGGCCAGAAACCTCACCTTCCGCTACGGCGACGACGGGCCGCTGGTGCTCGACGATGTGTCACTGGAGATCCGGCCGGGCGAATTCGTGGCCGTCGTCGGCCCGAGCGGCTGCGGCAAGTCGACCCTGCTGCGGTTGCTCATCGGCTTCGAACGGCCGGTGTCCGGCAGTGTGCTCTACGACGGCCAGGACCTCGCCGCCCTCGACCAGGCGGCCGTGCGCCGCCAGTGCGGGGTGGTCCTCCAGAACGCCCAGCCGCTGGGCGGCACGGTGCTCGACTGCATCCGCGGCGCCGAGCCGTTCACCCCCGAGGAGGCCATGGAGGCCGCCGAACTGTCGGGTCTGGCCGAGGACATCCGCCAGATGCCGATGGGGCTCCAGACCATGATCTCCGGCAGCGGTGCCATCTCCGGTGGTCAGCGGCAGCGGCTGATGATCGCCCAGGCCCTGATCCGCCGTCCGCGCATCCTCTTCTTCGACGAGGCCACCAGCGCCCTGGACAACGAGACCCAGCGCATCGTCATCGACAGCACCCGCCGTCTCCACGCCAGCCGGCTGGTGATCGCGCACCGGCTGTCGACCGTCATGGACGCCGACCGCGTGCTGGTCATGGAGGACGGCCGGATCGTGGAGCAGGGCGCCCCGGCCGAGCTGATGGCCGTCCCGGGCGGAAAGCTGCACGAGCTGGTGCGACGCCAGATGAGCTAG
- a CDS encoding family 16 glycoside hydrolase translates to MACRGAGAGRRPRGGRGGQRFPATGTRPFRVGDWSDVRVRQQGPRMTVSVDDRRVVGFTDRERPYAAGSVGAYTEDARAEFRDITVPGEPSDPS, encoded by the coding sequence GTGGCGTGCCGGGGGGCTGGTGCCGGCCGTCGTCCTCGTGGTGGTCGGGGCGGGCAGCGGTTCCCGGCCACCGGCACCCGACCCTTCCGGGTCGGTGACTGGTCGGACGTACGGGTCCGGCAGCAAGGTCCGCGGATGACCGTGTCGGTGGACGACCGTCGGGTGGTGGGCTTCACCGACCGGGAACGCCCGTACGCGGCGGGGAGTGTGGGCGCCTACACCGAGGACGCCCGGGCGGAGTTCCGCGACATCACCGTCCCCGGGGAGCCGTCGGACCCCTCGTGA
- a CDS encoding TetR/AcrR family transcriptional regulator yields MPSRVSHIAPATGDPAVQGSGLRSDAESNRRRILETARALFVSRGIDVPMATIARHAGVGVATLYRRFPTREALVMAVFSDEFAACSAIVDDALADEDAWRGFRRTIESVCASQAHDRGFNDAFLSSFPDAVGFERERLRIEDGFAEVVRRAKAAGRLRQDFDVSDLSVVFLANRGVIGDAATAPAASRRLVAHLLRSFEAGRAEPARPLPPPAALGLGRLYPAREG; encoded by the coding sequence ATGCCTTCCCGCGTCTCTCACATAGCGCCCGCCACCGGGGATCCGGCCGTCCAGGGCTCAGGGTTGCGGTCCGACGCGGAGTCCAATCGCCGGCGCATCCTCGAGACGGCCCGGGCGCTGTTCGTCTCGCGCGGGATCGATGTGCCGATGGCCACCATCGCCCGTCATGCCGGAGTCGGGGTGGCCACGCTCTACCGGCGCTTCCCCACCCGTGAGGCACTGGTCATGGCGGTGTTCTCGGACGAGTTCGCCGCCTGTTCGGCGATCGTCGACGACGCCCTGGCCGACGAGGACGCGTGGCGGGGCTTCCGCCGGACCATCGAGTCGGTGTGTGCCTCGCAGGCACACGACCGGGGGTTCAACGACGCGTTCCTGTCGTCGTTCCCCGACGCGGTCGGCTTCGAGCGGGAGCGGCTGCGCATCGAGGACGGCTTCGCCGAGGTGGTCCGGCGCGCCAAGGCCGCGGGACGGCTGCGCCAGGACTTCGACGTGTCCGATCTGAGCGTCGTCTTCCTGGCCAACCGAGGTGTCATCGGCGACGCGGCGACCGCACCGGCCGCGTCCCGGCGGCTGGTGGCGCACCTTCTGCGGTCCTTCGAGGCGGGGCGGGCCGAGCCGGCCCGCCCCCTGCCGCCACCGGCGGCGCTGGGGCTGGGCCGGCTGTACCCGGCTCGGGAGGGATGA
- a CDS encoding HelD family protein: MSNEEWGREQEFLDLLNGRLAELRARAEESVTEALSLEGTTYQARLERDVLVAERSGLLAAFESGERGLCFGRLLFRDGRDHHIGRIGIRRDDADRTPLVIDWRADVARPFYLATGHTPMGLRRRRHITTEGPRVTGLHDEILDLADTIRTGHEGSDADAVLLAALDAARTGRMHDIVQTIQAEQDQIIRAPHHGVHVVEGGPGTGKTVVALHRAAYLLYAQRELLARRAVLIVGPNPAFLGYIGEVLPSLGETGVLLATLGELFPGVTATGTDTPEAAEVKGRAEMADVLARFVRDRQTLPDPAIVIDHDDGELVLDRDIASEAGHKARETGLPHNLARPHFAFRIIDDLTDQLVDRIGADPYGGPNLLGADDVAQLGKAIAVNPEVHAAIEQLWPALTPQQLVADFLSDPVHLSDADAAAIRRADGEWTPADVPLLDEVAELLGHDDSAARAAAEAERQERIDYAQGVLDLSYGSRTLEFEDRDDEESEVLAAHDLIDAERLADRSEERDHRSAAERAAADRTWAFGHIIVDEAQELSVMAWRLLMRRSPTRSMTLVGDPAQTAEPGGCGSWSSILEPYVGDRWEHTRLGVNYRTPTEIMEIAARVARTVDPAFQPPRSVRATGVRPWAEHTGDLPGAVAAAVARETRAEGRLAVIAPGDRHDALSAALPEASTGRSPDLTSAVVLLGPRQAKGLEFDTVIVAEPGEFGTSDLYVALTRATQRLGVVHTGPLPEGLRDLTDPSELTDPSDPSDLAGHEGSDGSPGTVMSRNSARASSV; this comes from the coding sequence TTGTCAAACGAGGAATGGGGCCGTGAGCAAGAATTCCTTGATCTGCTCAACGGGCGCCTCGCCGAGCTCAGGGCACGAGCCGAGGAGTCGGTGACCGAAGCACTGTCCTTGGAGGGCACCACCTACCAGGCTCGGCTGGAGCGTGATGTGCTGGTGGCCGAGCGGTCCGGTCTGCTCGCCGCGTTCGAGTCGGGGGAGCGGGGGCTGTGTTTCGGCCGGCTGCTGTTCCGCGACGGCCGTGACCACCACATCGGCCGCATCGGCATCCGGCGCGATGACGCGGACCGCACCCCGCTGGTCATCGACTGGCGTGCCGATGTGGCGCGTCCGTTCTATCTCGCCACCGGGCACACTCCCATGGGGCTGCGTCGCAGGCGCCACATCACCACCGAGGGCCCCAGGGTCACCGGGTTGCACGACGAGATCCTGGATCTCGCGGACACCATACGGACCGGGCATGAGGGGTCCGACGCGGACGCCGTACTGCTCGCCGCCCTCGATGCCGCGCGCACCGGCCGGATGCACGACATCGTGCAGACCATCCAGGCCGAACAGGATCAGATCATCCGCGCCCCGCACCACGGCGTCCACGTCGTCGAGGGCGGCCCCGGCACCGGGAAGACCGTCGTCGCGCTGCACCGCGCCGCGTATCTGCTCTATGCGCAGCGGGAGTTGCTGGCCCGTCGCGCGGTGCTGATCGTCGGGCCCAACCCGGCGTTCCTCGGCTACATCGGAGAGGTGCTGCCCTCGCTCGGCGAGACGGGCGTGCTCCTCGCCACGCTCGGTGAGCTCTTCCCCGGGGTGACGGCCACCGGCACCGACACCCCCGAGGCCGCCGAGGTCAAGGGCCGCGCGGAAATGGCGGATGTCCTGGCCCGCTTCGTACGGGACCGGCAGACGCTGCCCGACCCCGCGATCGTGATCGACCACGACGACGGCGAACTGGTGCTGGACCGGGACATCGCGTCCGAGGCCGGCCACAAGGCCCGGGAGACCGGGCTGCCGCACAACCTCGCCCGTCCGCACTTCGCGTTCCGCATCATCGACGACCTCACCGATCAGCTCGTCGACCGGATCGGCGCGGACCCCTACGGCGGGCCCAACCTCCTCGGCGCGGACGACGTCGCCCAGCTCGGCAAGGCGATCGCGGTCAACCCCGAGGTGCACGCCGCCATCGAGCAACTGTGGCCGGCCCTCACCCCGCAGCAGCTCGTGGCCGACTTCCTCAGCGACCCCGTCCATCTCTCCGACGCCGACGCCGCCGCGATCCGCCGCGCCGACGGCGAGTGGACCCCCGCCGACGTCCCGCTGCTGGACGAGGTCGCCGAACTCCTCGGCCACGACGACTCGGCGGCCCGCGCCGCCGCGGAGGCCGAGCGCCAGGAGCGCATCGACTACGCCCAGGGCGTGCTCGACCTTTCCTACGGCTCCCGCACCCTGGAGTTCGAGGACCGCGACGACGAGGAGTCGGAGGTGCTGGCCGCCCATGACCTCATCGACGCCGAACGGCTGGCGGACCGGTCCGAGGAGCGCGACCACCGCAGCGCCGCCGAACGCGCCGCCGCCGACCGCACCTGGGCCTTCGGCCACATCATCGTGGACGAGGCCCAGGAGCTGTCCGTGATGGCGTGGCGGCTGCTGATGCGGCGCAGCCCGACCCGTTCGATGACACTGGTCGGCGACCCGGCGCAGACCGCGGAACCGGGCGGCTGCGGCTCCTGGTCCTCGATCCTGGAGCCGTACGTGGGCGACCGCTGGGAGCACACCCGGCTCGGCGTCAACTACCGCACCCCCACCGAGATCATGGAGATCGCGGCGCGGGTGGCCCGCACCGTCGACCCCGCCTTCCAGCCGCCGCGCTCGGTCCGCGCCACGGGGGTGCGGCCCTGGGCGGAGCACACCGGCGATCTGCCCGGCGCGGTGGCCGCCGCCGTGGCGCGGGAGACCCGCGCCGAGGGCCGTCTCGCGGTGATCGCCCCGGGAGACCGCCATGACGCGCTGTCAGCAGCCCTCCCGGAGGCGTCCACCGGCCGGTCGCCGGACCTGACCAGCGCGGTGGTGCTGCTCGGCCCCCGGCAGGCCAAGGGGCTGGAGTTCGACACGGTGATCGTGGCCGAGCCCGGGGAGTTCGGCACCAGCGACCTCTATGTGGCGCTCACCCGGGCCACCCAGCGGCTGGGCGTGGTACACACCGGGCCGCTGCCGGAGGGGCTGCGCGACCTGACCGATCCGTCCGAGCTGACGGACCCCTCCGACCCCTCCGATCTGGCAGGTCACGAGGGGTCCGACGGCTCCCCGGGGACGGTGATGTCGCGGAACTCCGCCCGGGCGTCCTCGGTGTAG